A genomic segment from Halobacteriovorax sp. DA5 encodes:
- a CDS encoding efflux RND transporter permease subunit, which produces MMNKIIEFSVHNRLFVFIATAILIIGGIYSFDKLSIDAVPDITNTQVQVNTPVEGLTPEEIERMVTFPIESALTGMPGVEQTRSVSKYGISQVTVIFSDDVDIYRARQLTSEKLVNIDLPIGMKPEMGPISTGLGEIFHYSLSFKGEVKTEEEEMLKLMELRSIQDWLIKPRLLTVKGVTEVNTIGGYEKQYFIQPDIDKMARFGIHFDDIENAIESTNQNVGGGYIPQTGEQLLVRGVGLLKNISDIENIVIKRLGSLDIIRVKDVAKVKFDKEIRTGAATHNGREVVIGTAFMLLGENSRAVSTRLEERINEIKKDLPSWVNLEIVYNRSNMVNATLSTVEHNLIVGAGLVMAFLMLLVGNIRAAIIVAATIPISLLITFILMRWQNVSGNLMSLGALDFGIIVDGAVIVIENCVHRLQKRTKEIGRALTRAEIKDLVVESAIEIRSAAGFGEIIVITVFIPLFALTGVEGKMFGPMATTFIMALASALVLSFTLVPALAATFLSSNTQDREPRIMLLAKKAFAPILELALKFKKTVLGFGVSAIALGGILFMGMGSEFIPQLDEGDFAVQFIRPANVSIENSIHLQRLSEDVIKEFPQVKTVFARTGAAEISTDPMGVNISDSYVMLKPRDEWPKNEHIKNKAELMEEVRKALALNIPAQVAMFSQPVELRFNELLEGTRASVSAKVYGEDLKVIEEIATKVSAAIAKTPGAGEVEVESKGLAPMIQYTPKLDELAKLGVSSKPVLDVISTAIGGAQVGDIYDGVKKYPIMTRLSANERKDVETISNLPVGISEGYTVKISDVADIELSETYASVSRENSVRRLAILINPQTRDIENFVKVAKEIVEKEVTLPEGYYIEWGGSFKNLISAKERLSVLVPLALLLILVMLYAAFKNYAQVLLIFLCAPMALIGGVLSLKILGLPFSISAGVGFIALCGISILNGVVLVTYFNRLLADGKSPDDVVREGTMVRLRPVLMTALTDIFGFLPMIFSTGLGAEVQRPLATVVVGGIISATLLTLVVLPSLYRLFIEQMKTE; this is translated from the coding sequence ATGATGAATAAAATAATTGAATTCAGTGTTCATAACCGTCTCTTTGTTTTTATTGCCACAGCAATTCTCATCATTGGCGGTATTTACTCTTTTGATAAATTATCAATTGATGCTGTTCCAGATATCACAAATACCCAGGTGCAGGTTAATACTCCTGTTGAAGGGCTAACTCCTGAAGAAATTGAAAGAATGGTAACGTTTCCAATTGAGTCAGCTTTAACGGGAATGCCTGGTGTTGAGCAAACCCGCTCAGTTTCTAAATACGGAATCTCTCAGGTTACTGTCATCTTTAGTGATGATGTGGATATCTATCGCGCCAGACAACTTACTTCTGAAAAACTTGTTAATATCGATCTTCCTATAGGAATGAAGCCAGAGATGGGGCCAATCAGTACGGGCCTTGGAGAGATCTTTCACTACTCCTTAAGTTTTAAGGGAGAAGTAAAAACTGAAGAAGAGGAGATGCTGAAGCTTATGGAGCTTCGCTCAATCCAAGACTGGTTGATCAAGCCAAGACTTCTAACTGTTAAAGGTGTGACAGAAGTTAATACAATTGGTGGTTATGAGAAGCAATATTTCATCCAACCAGATATTGATAAAATGGCCCGTTTTGGAATTCACTTTGATGATATTGAAAACGCCATTGAGAGTACGAACCAGAATGTTGGGGGAGGCTATATTCCTCAAACAGGAGAGCAGCTACTTGTTCGCGGAGTTGGCCTATTAAAGAATATTTCGGACATTGAAAATATTGTCATTAAGCGACTTGGTTCTCTTGATATCATTCGCGTAAAAGATGTTGCAAAAGTTAAATTTGATAAGGAAATACGAACTGGAGCGGCGACTCATAACGGTAGAGAAGTTGTCATTGGAACGGCCTTCATGCTTCTTGGGGAAAACTCGCGTGCAGTCTCAACTAGGCTTGAAGAGCGTATCAACGAGATTAAAAAGGATCTTCCTTCATGGGTAAATCTCGAAATCGTTTATAATCGTTCGAATATGGTTAATGCTACCTTAAGTACAGTTGAGCATAACCTAATTGTAGGGGCCGGACTTGTGATGGCCTTTCTCATGCTTCTTGTGGGAAATATTAGGGCCGCAATTATTGTTGCTGCTACCATTCCAATATCTCTTTTAATTACTTTCATTCTAATGCGCTGGCAAAATGTTTCAGGAAATTTAATGAGTCTTGGTGCTCTAGATTTTGGGATCATTGTTGACGGTGCCGTTATTGTTATTGAAAATTGTGTCCACCGCTTACAAAAGAGAACAAAGGAAATTGGGCGTGCCTTAACACGCGCTGAAATCAAAGATCTTGTTGTAGAAAGTGCAATAGAAATTCGTTCTGCCGCAGGCTTCGGTGAGATCATTGTCATTACTGTTTTCATCCCTCTATTTGCCCTAACTGGAGTTGAAGGGAAGATGTTTGGTCCAATGGCCACAACTTTCATTATGGCCCTTGCCTCAGCACTTGTACTTTCATTCACCTTAGTTCCTGCTCTAGCTGCAACTTTCTTAAGCTCTAATACACAAGATCGTGAACCAAGAATCATGCTTCTTGCAAAAAAGGCGTTTGCTCCAATTTTAGAATTGGCCTTAAAATTTAAAAAGACTGTCCTCGGTTTTGGCGTATCTGCTATTGCTCTCGGTGGAATTCTTTTTATGGGCATGGGCTCCGAGTTTATTCCTCAATTAGATGAAGGGGACTTTGCTGTTCAGTTTATCCGTCCTGCTAATGTTAGTATTGAAAACTCAATTCATCTTCAACGCTTAAGTGAAGATGTTATTAAAGAGTTTCCTCAAGTAAAGACGGTCTTCGCAAGAACAGGAGCGGCCGAGATTAGTACGGACCCGATGGGTGTTAATATCTCGGACTCATATGTCATGCTTAAGCCTAGAGATGAGTGGCCTAAGAATGAACATATCAAAAACAAGGCCGAGCTTATGGAGGAAGTAAGAAAGGCCCTCGCCTTAAATATACCAGCTCAAGTGGCCATGTTCTCCCAACCAGTAGAGCTTCGCTTTAACGAGTTACTTGAAGGAACAAGGGCGTCTGTTTCTGCTAAGGTTTACGGTGAAGACTTAAAAGTCATTGAAGAGATCGCCACTAAGGTATCTGCGGCCATTGCAAAAACACCTGGTGCAGGAGAGGTTGAAGTTGAATCAAAAGGGCTCGCTCCAATGATTCAATACACGCCAAAGCTTGATGAACTAGCTAAACTAGGCGTAAGTAGTAAACCTGTACTTGATGTTATTTCAACTGCTATCGGTGGTGCCCAAGTTGGGGATATCTATGATGGTGTTAAGAAGTATCCGATCATGACTCGTTTGTCTGCAAACGAGAGGAAGGATGTGGAGACAATTTCAAACCTTCCTGTTGGAATCTCTGAAGGCTACACTGTTAAGATTAGTGATGTGGCCGATATTGAGCTTTCTGAAACATACGCATCAGTTAGTCGTGAAAACTCAGTTCGCAGACTTGCCATTCTTATTAATCCACAAACTCGAGATATCGAAAACTTTGTTAAAGTTGCAAAAGAGATTGTTGAAAAAGAAGTAACTCTTCCAGAAGGTTACTATATTGAATGGGGTGGAAGTTTTAAGAATCTTATTTCTGCTAAAGAAAGACTAAGCGTTCTAGTTCCTTTGGCCCTGCTTCTCATTTTAGTTATGCTCTATGCGGCCTTTAAGAATTATGCACAAGTCTTACTAATTTTTCTGTGTGCACCAATGGCCCTTATTGGTGGTGTTCTTTCATTAAAGATTTTAGGTCTACCATTTAGTATTTCAGCTGGGGTTGGCTTTATTGCTCTTTGTGGGATTAGTATTCTAAACGGTGTTGTTCTTGTGACTTACTTTAATCGACTCTTAGCTGATGGAAAATCACCTGATGACGTTGTGAGGGAGGGGACGATGGTTAGACTTCGTCCAGTTCTTATGACGGCCTTAACGGATATTTTCGGCTTCCTGCCGATGATTTTTTCAACAGGGCTAGGTGCAGAGGTTCAAAGGCCTCTTGCTACAGTTGTCGTTGGAGGAATTATATCAGCAACACTTCTAACACTTGTTGTTCTTCCTTCATTATATCGATTATTTATTGAGCAAATGAAGACTGAATAA